A single genomic interval of Agarivorans aestuarii harbors:
- a CDS encoding HAD family hydrolase, producing the protein MHFSAAVFDMDGLLLDSEQVSYDTFSQACRELGLAFKEQVYLSCIGTNAEQIKKTICEGYGEGLDYPRLRDCWLDKYHALAVDQALPIKQGVVDLLQWLTSQGVPLAVATSSGKPTAEAKLGNADLLHFFESVSTGCQVNNSKPHPEIFLKAAKSLNIDASKCLAFEDSENGVRAAVAAGMQVYQIPDLIQPSEELKRLGHKVRASLSEVLLELK; encoded by the coding sequence ATGCATTTTAGCGCTGCTGTGTTTGATATGGACGGTTTGCTGCTCGACAGTGAGCAAGTGTCTTACGATACCTTTTCTCAGGCTTGTAGAGAGCTAGGTTTAGCCTTTAAAGAACAGGTTTACCTTAGCTGTATTGGCACCAATGCCGAGCAAATAAAAAAGACCATTTGTGAGGGATACGGCGAGGGCTTAGATTATCCAAGGCTGCGTGATTGTTGGTTGGATAAGTACCATGCCTTGGCTGTTGATCAAGCATTACCGATTAAGCAAGGTGTCGTAGATTTGTTGCAGTGGTTAACAAGCCAAGGCGTTCCATTAGCTGTAGCCACTTCTTCGGGTAAACCTACTGCTGAAGCTAAGTTAGGCAACGCAGACTTACTGCATTTTTTTGAGAGTGTTTCTACCGGGTGTCAGGTGAATAATAGTAAACCGCACCCAGAAATTTTCTTAAAAGCGGCCAAGTCGCTAAATATTGACGCCAGTAAGTGTTTAGCCTTTGAAGACTCAGAAAACGGAGTTAGAGCTGCAGTAGCAGCAGGTATGCAGGTCTACCAGATCCCGGATCTTATTCAACCTAGTGAGGAGCTTAAACGCTTGGGACACAAGGTTCGCGCCTCATTAAGTGAGGTCTTACTGGAGTTAAAATAG
- a CDS encoding YjiH family protein — translation MPNAPTNHPAVGSAWKFVLPSLLGIFLFMLPLPYDGSFTIPVAIMAKSLVAVLGDSALWLVVGLITLSALMSTYTLIAKPNWLGKNALLTSLFQVSLPWYVVRMLGWVLVLVCAFELGPQAIWSGDTGGLILGDLLPTLLSVFIFAGLLLPLLLNFGLLEFVGTLLSKIMRPLFGLPGRSAVDSMASWLGDGSVGILLTNKQYEDKHYTQREGVVIATTFSAVSITFSLVVLAQVNLEHMFAPFYLTVCIAGLAAAVIVPRLPPLSGFKDQFIDGSERKQDDEVIPAGYNTITWAWQLALVQAGRASHPKQLAKQGVHNVLDMVLGVLPVIMAVGSVALVVAEYTPIFSFLGKPFIPLLELLQLPEAARASETLVVGFADMFIPSILAASIEADITRFVIAAVSVTQLIYLSEVGAIIMGSQLPVKLWQLFAIFLIRTLVTLPIIAVMAHLFF, via the coding sequence ATGCCTAATGCCCCAACAAACCATCCTGCAGTAGGTTCTGCTTGGAAGTTTGTATTACCTTCATTATTGGGCATTTTTCTGTTTATGTTGCCGTTGCCTTACGATGGCTCGTTTACCATTCCGGTGGCGATTATGGCAAAAAGCTTGGTGGCGGTTTTAGGTGATAGCGCCTTATGGCTGGTGGTTGGTTTAATCACCCTTAGTGCCCTAATGTCTACTTATACACTAATTGCTAAGCCTAATTGGCTTGGCAAAAATGCCTTGCTAACGTCATTGTTTCAGGTTTCTCTGCCTTGGTATGTGGTAAGAATGTTGGGTTGGGTTCTGGTGCTGGTATGTGCTTTTGAATTGGGGCCTCAAGCTATTTGGTCGGGTGATACTGGTGGCCTCATTTTAGGCGACTTATTGCCTACCTTACTTAGCGTGTTCATTTTTGCTGGTTTGTTATTACCCCTATTGCTTAATTTTGGCTTGTTAGAATTTGTAGGCACTTTGCTTAGCAAAATCATGCGTCCTCTGTTCGGTTTACCAGGTCGCAGTGCAGTAGATTCAATGGCGTCTTGGTTAGGTGATGGTAGCGTAGGGATTTTGCTAACTAATAAGCAGTATGAAGATAAACACTATACCCAACGAGAAGGCGTAGTGATTGCCACCACCTTTTCTGCGGTGTCTATTACCTTTAGTTTGGTGGTATTAGCGCAAGTTAACCTTGAGCATATGTTTGCTCCTTTCTATCTTACTGTGTGTATTGCAGGCCTTGCTGCAGCGGTTATTGTGCCGCGCTTGCCGCCGCTTTCTGGTTTTAAAGATCAATTTATTGATGGTAGTGAGCGTAAGCAAGATGACGAAGTTATTCCTGCTGGTTACAACACCATCACTTGGGCTTGGCAGCTGGCACTTGTTCAAGCTGGTCGAGCGAGTCACCCTAAACAATTAGCCAAGCAAGGTGTGCATAATGTACTGGACATGGTGTTGGGTGTATTGCCGGTGATTATGGCGGTGGGCTCGGTAGCCTTAGTGGTAGCAGAATACACTCCCATTTTTAGTTTCTTAGGTAAGCCATTCATTCCTTTGCTAGAGCTATTGCAGCTTCCAGAGGCTGCGAGAGCGTCGGAAACATTAGTGGTAGGTTTTGCCGATATGTTTATTCCGTCAATTCTTGCTGCGTCTATTGAAGCCGATATAACCCGTTTTGTTATCGCGGCAGTGTCAGTGACTCAGCTGATTTATTTGTCGGAAGTAGGCGCGATTATTATGGGCAGCCAGTTGCCAGTTAAACTGTGGCAGTTGTTTGCTATCTTCTTGATTCGTACTTTAGTCACCTTGCCGATAATTGCGGTAATGGCCCATTTATTCTTTTAA
- a CDS encoding type 1 glutamine amidotransferase, translating to MKLSREQLSILLIQIRDDTDTRIEELASFSHFCGIALEQIRVLNVFDKPKCGDFSLDNIDAVLVGGSSEASVLEPERYPFVSEIQQLLLRCIAQRLPTFASCFGFQLAVLALGGKIVHQARDFEMGTLAISLSEYAEEDVLFGSLPNPFMAVSVHRDSALSLPEGCVSLAFTKHCVHALKVSSAPFWASQFHPEVNRSILVQRLSQFREHYTQGDNHLQQVLTAAQETPHSNGLLKAFIDKVVLA from the coding sequence ATGAAACTGTCACGTGAGCAACTGTCGATTTTGTTAATTCAGATCCGCGATGATACCGACACTCGCATTGAAGAGTTAGCCAGTTTTAGCCATTTTTGTGGGATAGCGCTTGAACAGATTCGGGTGTTAAACGTGTTTGATAAACCTAAGTGTGGTGACTTCTCATTAGACAACATCGATGCGGTGCTGGTGGGCGGCTCTAGCGAGGCCAGTGTGCTGGAACCGGAGCGCTATCCTTTTGTTAGTGAGATCCAACAACTGCTATTACGTTGTATCGCGCAGCGCTTACCTACCTTTGCTTCTTGTTTTGGTTTTCAACTTGCGGTGCTGGCTCTGGGGGGCAAGATTGTTCATCAAGCGCGTGACTTTGAAATGGGCACCTTAGCTATCTCACTTAGTGAATACGCTGAAGAGGATGTATTGTTTGGTAGTTTGCCCAATCCTTTTATGGCGGTATCTGTTCATCGAGATAGTGCCTTAAGTCTGCCTGAAGGCTGTGTTTCCTTAGCGTTTACAAAACATTGTGTGCACGCATTAAAAGTATCATCAGCACCTTTTTGGGCGAGCCAGTTTCACCCTGAGGTAAATCGCAGTATCTTAGTTCAACGTTTAAGCCAGTTTCGTGAGCATTACACTCAAGGGGATAATCATTTGCAGCAAGTGTTAACAGCCGCGCAGGAAACTCCTCATAGCAATGGTTTGTTAAAGGCATTCATAGATAAGGTGGTACTAGCTTGA
- a CDS encoding lysophospholipid acyltransferase family protein — MLLKLLSLIILSFIALSSILFFFIACIIFVLTAAFDKRRLWLHYFTCTWASLYLIIVPHWQVRRIGLQHIDKKQAYVIVSNHQSGLDILLSFALFIPFKWVSKIEMFKVPFVGWNMWLNQYIGLKRGDKHSIKAMLQQAEKHLKQGSSVYLFPEGSRSADGKLKPFKLGAFSLAKHAEVAILPIAIHGTAEALPKKSLQLTGHHPIYIQVLPAISAQQVAQMDEQSLASHTQQIIAKALTQTPST, encoded by the coding sequence GTGTTACTCAAGCTTTTATCGTTAATTATTCTTAGTTTTATTGCTCTCAGTTCGATACTGTTTTTCTTTATCGCATGCATCATTTTTGTGCTCACAGCAGCCTTTGATAAGCGCCGACTATGGTTACACTACTTCACCTGCACATGGGCAAGCCTGTATTTAATCATAGTGCCTCATTGGCAAGTTCGGCGAATAGGCTTACAACATATCGATAAAAAACAAGCTTATGTCATCGTATCCAATCATCAATCGGGATTAGATATTTTATTGTCTTTTGCCCTATTCATTCCCTTTAAGTGGGTCTCTAAAATAGAGATGTTTAAAGTGCCATTTGTTGGTTGGAACATGTGGCTTAATCAATACATTGGACTTAAACGCGGTGATAAACACAGCATCAAAGCCATGCTCCAGCAAGCGGAGAAACACCTTAAACAAGGTAGCTCGGTATATTTATTTCCTGAAGGAAGCCGCTCTGCCGACGGCAAGCTAAAACCTTTTAAACTAGGTGCGTTTTCTTTAGCAAAACACGCCGAAGTAGCGATATTGCCCATTGCCATTCACGGCACTGCCGAAGCCTTACCTAAAAAAAGCTTACAGCTCACAGGCCATCACCCTATTTACATTCAGGTGCTACCCGCTATATCGGCTCAGCAAGTGGCGCAAATGGATGAACAATCTTTGGCGTCACATACTCAGCAGATAATCGCTAAAGCCTTAACGCAAACACCATCGACTTAG
- a CDS encoding PilZ domain-containing protein, with product MHERRQFLRVLFDRPAYLNHGEQSWSCQLLDLSLQGALVTLPNDWDEELTQLTLSFSLSDVAVEELSITMDVEVKHTRNQQIGLRCLHIDIESASHLKRLIELNLGDDDLLHRELEHLVDQQQEAD from the coding sequence ATGCACGAGCGTCGCCAATTTTTGCGAGTTCTTTTTGACCGCCCCGCCTACCTAAACCATGGGGAGCAATCTTGGTCATGCCAACTGTTGGATTTATCGTTACAAGGTGCCTTAGTGACCTTGCCAAATGACTGGGACGAAGAACTCACTCAGCTAACCTTAAGTTTTAGCTTGAGTGATGTTGCAGTTGAAGAACTGAGCATCACCATGGATGTAGAAGTAAAACACACACGCAATCAGCAAATCGGTTTACGTTGTTTGCACATTGATATCGAAAGCGCCAGCCACCTAAAACGACTAATTGAGTTAAACCTAGGTGATGACGACTTATTGCATCGGGAGTTAGAGCACTTAGTTGACCAACAGCAAGAAGCGGATTAA
- the radA gene encoding DNA repair protein RadA, giving the protein MAKAKTAYVCNDCGADFPRWQGQCGECKAWNTISEVRLSAAPSRNDRFTGYAGSTAGKVQTLESIDLAELPRFSTGFKEFDRVLGGGVVPGSAILIGGSPGAGKSTLLLQTMCGLAQTMDTLYVTGEESLQQIALRAQRLGLPKDKLKLLAETSVEQIGQVALEVKPKMMVIDSIQVMHIADIQSAPGGVSQVRESAAWLTRFAKQHNIAMFMVGHVTKDGSLAGPKVLEHCIDCSIMLEGDADGRFRTLRGNKNRFGAINELGVFAMTEQGMREVSNPSAIFLSRGQEAAPGSVVMVVWEGTRPLLVEIQALVDYSQMANPRRVAVGLEQNRLAMLLAVMHRHAGVQMSDQDVFTNVVGGVRVAETGADLALLVAMVSSFRNQILPQELVVFGEVGLSGEIRPVSNGQERLNEAAKHGFKRAIVPLGNRPKQAIAGLEVIAVSKLAEALEAV; this is encoded by the coding sequence ATGGCAAAAGCGAAAACGGCCTATGTGTGTAACGACTGTGGGGCAGATTTCCCTCGTTGGCAGGGGCAGTGTGGTGAATGTAAAGCGTGGAATACCATAAGCGAAGTACGTTTGAGTGCTGCACCTTCACGCAATGATCGTTTCACCGGTTATGCCGGCAGTACCGCAGGTAAAGTCCAAACCCTAGAGAGCATTGACCTTGCCGAGCTCCCGCGGTTTTCCACAGGCTTTAAAGAATTTGACCGAGTATTAGGCGGCGGCGTAGTGCCTGGTAGCGCCATTTTGATTGGTGGTAGCCCCGGCGCAGGTAAAAGTACTTTGTTGTTGCAAACCATGTGTGGCTTAGCGCAAACCATGGACACACTTTACGTAACGGGTGAGGAATCACTACAACAAATCGCCTTGCGCGCGCAGCGCTTAGGTTTGCCTAAAGACAAGCTAAAGCTACTGGCCGAAACCAGCGTTGAGCAAATTGGCCAGGTGGCTTTGGAAGTTAAACCAAAGATGATGGTGATTGACTCTATTCAGGTTATGCACATAGCTGATATTCAATCAGCACCAGGTGGTGTTAGCCAAGTGCGAGAAAGTGCGGCTTGGTTAACTCGTTTTGCCAAGCAACATAATATAGCCATGTTTATGGTGGGCCATGTAACTAAGGACGGGTCGTTAGCTGGGCCTAAAGTTCTGGAGCACTGTATTGATTGTTCGATCATGCTAGAAGGTGATGCCGATGGCCGCTTTCGTACTTTGCGTGGTAACAAAAACCGTTTTGGTGCGATTAACGAGCTGGGTGTATTTGCTATGACCGAACAGGGCATGCGAGAAGTGTCTAACCCTTCGGCCATTTTCCTTTCGCGTGGACAAGAAGCAGCGCCTGGCTCGGTCGTGATGGTAGTGTGGGAAGGTACCCGTCCACTATTGGTCGAGATCCAAGCATTGGTTGATTACAGCCAAATGGCGAATCCTAGGCGAGTAGCTGTAGGTCTAGAGCAAAACCGTTTGGCGATGCTGCTTGCGGTAATGCATCGCCATGCTGGTGTGCAAATGTCTGATCAAGACGTATTTACCAACGTTGTGGGTGGTGTACGGGTTGCTGAAACTGGCGCTGATTTAGCTTTATTGGTGGCCATGGTCTCTAGCTTTAGAAATCAAATATTGCCGCAAGAGTTGGTAGTATTTGGTGAAGTAGGCTTATCGGGAGAGATACGCCCAGTGAGCAATGGCCAAGAACGTTTGAACGAAGCCGCTAAACACGGCTTTAAGCGAGCTATAGTGCCTTTGGGCAATCGACCTAAGCAAGCAATAGCAGGGCTTGAGGTGATTGCCGTAAGTAAATTGGCAGAAGCTTTAGAAGCGGTTTAA
- a CDS encoding PilZ domain-containing protein encodes MSESKHYALIERLLPILGSSDFNQVFKRATQDLPNNESFLLKMEMNRLSAPCQRLVDLRGKVDGECQEFHYQGKTHYLDDIAIKVFKQQLKLYNQQYTLGIYEKLQTTENNFKVMQKKNISPQEAAARRPKNIIARAVRLGHYIGRSEERMHLTAPLRMAGVDGALFDAKTSNMSVSGLRAKVDSQREFSVNEHYFVYFTGLEKEFVNRVLSAGTEYKVVGIDRKGQQQWVRMVVVDPSEEFNNFFKNFLRSYRGRYKVDVDNITAAVITKGYEQYLMPRLSSVPLYFSGQTPASLRYALATQNNLDLLSYWRDETNHSHLSQLFHPPRMMRYQALSNGESLIYCFTHTANNRLFFYSASSEELAEHPELRELYFAFGCRKPSWKVFKFQYQAAQASDAEVSSPLPKKDSPIERERVAKALDGLSMVGLLSDVTNQHIDESYQQNYPLDGNPNKLSLFNQSKQPISKFEQVNYKYLQLRKENRYQYRSLIEVEHQGSNETGWISDFSISGMKIEVETPLEYSVGDAVYLALPQFQKLVKSFELSNLAYEVTNCNNSHTIYNLKVLEVKGQQHQGSGFFKQLIDNNLDKLPTLPEGKAIAGLSDALRQIFCAPLFCRAMFIHKVPGALEVKCVNYGTFAQASDNWLNIDSSAHTADLSKFLASENLASFLATQLRSHAPSDNPEHIEVITVTARKNDKLLSVRCSANFSSVQQLREFVSLSLGRGKVHAFNLQLSRVGRPDTEYIQRELDYISHYAIHRAKQLEDELWSVAGVIEVTDVTEELMQRFNLSTAPQPLKLSR; translated from the coding sequence ATGTCGGAAAGCAAGCACTACGCCTTAATAGAACGATTACTACCAATATTGGGAAGCAGCGACTTTAACCAAGTATTTAAGCGCGCAACTCAAGACCTTCCTAATAATGAAAGTTTCTTGCTCAAAATGGAAATGAATCGTCTATCCGCGCCTTGCCAACGATTGGTAGATCTTCGAGGAAAAGTAGACGGCGAATGCCAAGAGTTTCACTACCAAGGTAAAACCCACTACCTCGATGACATCGCCATTAAGGTATTTAAACAGCAGCTCAAACTCTATAACCAACAATACACACTAGGCATATACGAGAAACTGCAAACCACCGAGAACAACTTCAAGGTGATGCAGAAGAAAAATATTAGCCCGCAAGAAGCCGCTGCACGGCGCCCCAAAAATATCATCGCTCGCGCTGTACGTTTAGGCCACTATATCGGCAGAAGTGAAGAGCGCATGCACCTCACTGCACCACTGCGAATGGCCGGTGTAGACGGTGCTCTATTTGATGCCAAAACCTCAAACATGTCGGTATCAGGCCTACGCGCTAAGGTAGATAGCCAACGAGAGTTTTCGGTGAATGAGCACTATTTTGTTTACTTTACCGGCTTAGAAAAAGAGTTTGTAAACCGTGTATTAAGCGCTGGCACCGAATACAAAGTGGTGGGAATTGACCGTAAAGGTCAACAGCAGTGGGTAAGAATGGTTGTGGTTGACCCAAGTGAAGAGTTTAATAACTTCTTCAAAAACTTTTTACGCTCCTATCGCGGGCGTTACAAAGTAGACGTCGACAACATTACGGCAGCAGTTATCACAAAAGGCTATGAACAATACTTAATGCCGCGCTTAAGCAGCGTGCCTTTGTATTTTAGCGGTCAAACACCTGCTAGCCTGCGTTATGCCTTAGCCACGCAGAATAATCTCGATTTGCTGTCTTATTGGCGCGATGAGACTAACCATAGCCACTTGTCTCAGCTGTTTCATCCACCAAGGATGATGCGCTACCAAGCCTTGAGTAATGGTGAAAGCCTGATCTATTGCTTTACCCATACCGCTAACAACCGCTTATTTTTCTACTCAGCCAGTAGCGAAGAACTGGCCGAACACCCAGAATTACGTGAACTCTATTTTGCCTTTGGCTGCCGTAAACCCAGCTGGAAAGTATTCAAGTTTCAATACCAAGCTGCGCAAGCCAGCGATGCAGAGGTAAGCTCTCCTTTACCCAAAAAAGATTCGCCAATTGAACGAGAGCGTGTCGCCAAAGCTTTAGATGGATTAAGCATGGTCGGCTTGTTAAGTGATGTCACCAACCAACATATCGATGAAAGCTACCAGCAAAATTACCCCTTGGACGGTAATCCCAACAAGCTGTCGCTGTTTAACCAGAGCAAGCAGCCAATCAGCAAGTTTGAGCAGGTAAATTACAAGTATTTGCAGCTGCGTAAAGAAAATCGCTACCAATACCGCTCTTTGATAGAAGTAGAGCATCAAGGCAGCAATGAGACCGGCTGGATCAGTGATTTTTCGATTAGCGGAATGAAGATAGAAGTAGAAACGCCGCTAGAGTATAGCGTTGGCGATGCGGTGTATTTAGCACTTCCGCAGTTTCAAAAACTGGTTAAAAGTTTCGAGTTGTCAAACCTGGCTTACGAAGTGACAAACTGCAATAACAGCCATACCATTTACAACTTAAAAGTGCTTGAAGTAAAAGGTCAGCAGCATCAAGGCAGTGGCTTCTTCAAACAGCTTATCGATAATAATTTGGATAAACTGCCCACACTTCCCGAAGGAAAAGCCATTGCTGGTTTATCTGACGCGCTACGACAAATTTTCTGTGCGCCGCTATTTTGCCGTGCCATGTTCATTCATAAAGTGCCTGGCGCCTTAGAGGTTAAGTGTGTGAATTACGGCACCTTTGCCCAGGCAAGCGATAACTGGTTAAACATTGATAGCAGTGCCCATACTGCCGACTTAAGTAAGTTTCTAGCCAGCGAAAACCTCGCGTCATTTCTCGCCACTCAATTGCGTAGTCATGCGCCTAGCGATAACCCAGAACACATTGAAGTAATTACCGTAACGGCTAGAAAGAACGACAAGTTATTATCGGTGCGCTGTAGCGCTAACTTTTCTTCGGTGCAGCAATTACGAGAATTTGTTAGCCTAAGTTTAGGCCGAGGTAAGGTGCATGCCTTCAACCTGCAGCTATCACGGGTTGGCCGACCAGATACCGAATACATTCAACGCGAACTCGATTACATTAGCCATTATGCGATTCACCGCGCTAAGCAGTTAGAAGACGAGCTGTGGAGTGTTGCAGGGGTAATTGAAGTAACAGACGTAACTGAAGAGTTGATGCAGCGCTTTAACTTAAGCACTGCACCCCAGCCACTAAAACTAAGCCGCTAG
- the serB gene encoding phosphoserine phosphatase SerB gives MQSPHSLESLPQSLSQWSVALKQFPYRVCPEQGLVETREALTGAYILVWAKELLIPDFAVLRPLVDESTALNFCGLMPEAGNICVLLQSQADSQWCKDKLAGLEFNFDLVVLDKLPDLSQPGVVLMDMDSTTIQIECIDEIAVLADIGEQVSAVTAAAMRGELDFEQSLRSRVALLKDAPQSILKQVADNMPLMPGLQCLIDTIHSAGWKVAIASGGFTYFAERLQQDLGFDHVQANVLEIENETLTGQVLGPVVDAQAKADILLQLKQQYSASQTMAIGDGANDLKMLAAADFGVAIHAKPLVQQQAQMSIKHSDLDGAVCILRAAKMLAA, from the coding sequence TTGCAATCTCCACATAGTCTTGAAAGCTTACCGCAATCTTTAAGCCAATGGTCTGTGGCTTTAAAGCAGTTTCCCTACCGTGTTTGTCCTGAACAAGGATTGGTTGAAACTCGAGAAGCTTTAACCGGTGCCTATATCTTGGTTTGGGCCAAAGAACTACTGATACCAGACTTTGCTGTGTTGCGTCCTTTAGTTGATGAATCAACGGCCTTGAACTTTTGCGGGCTAATGCCAGAAGCGGGCAATATTTGTGTATTGCTGCAAAGCCAAGCAGATAGCCAATGGTGTAAGGATAAGCTAGCGGGGCTTGAGTTTAATTTTGATTTGGTAGTACTAGATAAGCTACCTGACCTAAGCCAACCAGGCGTGGTATTGATGGATATGGATTCCACTACCATTCAAATTGAGTGTATTGATGAGATTGCGGTATTGGCCGATATTGGCGAACAAGTGAGCGCTGTTACAGCAGCGGCAATGCGAGGCGAGTTAGACTTTGAGCAAAGCCTGCGTAGCCGAGTGGCGCTGTTAAAAGATGCGCCACAAAGCATCTTAAAGCAGGTTGCCGATAATATGCCGCTGATGCCTGGCTTGCAGTGTTTAATTGACACCATCCACTCTGCTGGCTGGAAAGTAGCGATTGCCTCAGGGGGCTTCACTTATTTCGCTGAGCGTTTGCAGCAAGACTTAGGTTTTGACCATGTGCAAGCCAATGTTCTAGAGATTGAGAATGAAACCTTAACCGGCCAAGTTTTAGGCCCGGTGGTTGATGCCCAAGCAAAAGCTGATATTTTGCTGCAGCTTAAACAGCAGTATTCTGCCAGCCAAACTATGGCGATTGGTGATGGAGCAAACGATCTTAAAATGCTAGCAGCGGCTGATTTTGGGGTGGCTATTCATGCTAAACCGCTGGTGCAGCAGCAAGCGCAGATGTCGATTAAACACAGTGATTTAGACGGCGCGGTGTGTATTCTTCGCGCCGCTAAAATGCTAGCGGCTTAG